The following nucleotide sequence is from Pseudonocardia sp. C8.
GGTCGTGATCGACGGCATCATCATCGTGATCCTGGCCGCCACCGGCTTCCGGACGGCGGTGTTCAACGCCGTCCCCACCGAGCTGAAGACCGCGATGGCGGTCGGCATCGGCGCGTTCATCGCGTTGATCGGGCTGGTCGACGCCGGCTTCGTCCGCCGGCTGCCGGACGCGGCCAACACCACCGTCCCCGTCGGGCTGGGCATCGACGGATCCATCGCGTCCTGGCCGACGTTCGTGTTCGTCCTCGGGCTCGTGATCGTCGGCGTGCTCGTGGCCCGCGGCGTGCGCGCCGGGATCCTGATCGGTGTCGTCGTCAACACCGTGATCGCGATCATCGTCGAGGCGATCGCGCAGGTCGGCCCGGCCGGGCAGGACAACCCGAAGGGCTGGTCGCTGGCCGTGCCGACACTGCCCGACCAGGTCGTCGGGCTGCCGGACCTGTCGCTGGTCGGCCAGGTCTCGTTCGGGGCGTTCGCGCGGCTCGACATCATCACGGTCGTCCTGCTGATCTTCACGCTGGTGCTGGCGAACTTCTTCGACGCCATGGGCACGCTGACCGGGCTCGGCAAGCAGGCCGGGCTGACCGACGAGAACGACAAGCTCCCCGACGTCGGCAAGGCCCTGGTCGTCGAGGGGGCGGGCGCCGTGGCCGGTGGGGCCGGGTCGGCGTCGTCGAACACGTTGTTCGTGGAGTCCGCCGCCGGGATCGCCGAGGGCGCCCGGACCGGCCTGGCGAACGTGCTGACCGGCCTGCTGTTCCTGCTGGCCATGTTCTTCACGCCGCTGTACGCGATCGTGCCGGTCGAGGCGGCGGCCCCGGCGCTGGTCGTCGTCGGTGCGCTGATGTTCCGGCAGGTCACCTCGATCACGCTCGACGACCTGCAGACCGCGATCCCCGTGTTCCTCACGGTGACGGTCATGCCGTTCACCTACTCGATCGCGAACGGCATCGGCGCCGGGTTCATCAGCTACGTGGCGCTGGCCGCGGCGACCGGCCGGGCCCGGCAGGTCCACCCGCTGATGTGGGTGGTCGCGGTGCTGTTCGTCGGATACTTCGGCGTGGGACCGTTGCGGGACCTGCTCCAGTAGGACTTGCGAAGTAAGGCAAGGCTGAGCTAACTTCTGCGGTGTCGCTTCGTGGTGGGAGCGGCGCGTCAGTTCGGGACAGGAGAAGGCCCCGGCTCCTCATCGGAGCCGGGGCCTCCTTCTTGTCCGGTCAGGGTGCGTAGATCCGCACCCAGTCCACCTGGAAGTCCAGCTCGTCCGGAGAGGACTCGTCGAGCGGCGGGATCCAGTCCTTGCCGTACGGGCCGATGTCCTGCTGCAACGCCAGGTGCATCGGGCGCGGCGGGATGTGGTCGGGGTCGGTGGTCCGGAAGACCTCCTGGCCGTCGATGTAGAACACGACCCGGTCCGGCAGCCACTCGACCGCGTAGGTGTGCCACTGCGTGAAGTCGCCCCGGATCGACTTGCCGACCTGGCTGTTGTCCTCGCCGTAGTGGACGATCGTGTGCGTCTCGGCGCGGTCGCCCTTCGGGATCTCCATGAAGTTGAGCTCGCCGCCCTCGGGCCAGTCCTCGGCGACCGGCCAGAGCAGCGCGACGTCGCCGTACCCGGTGCCGGGGTTGGTCTTGGCCCGGATCTCCCAGCGGCCGTACTGCATGCCGCCCTTCCAGTGCAGCCCGGCCGACGTGCGCCCGCGGCTGGTGAGGACGAGCTCGCCGTCGCGCAGGCTGATGTTCTCGGCCCGGTGCCGGCCGTTCCCGCCGGTGGTCTCCCCGGTGTACGGGGCCCAGCGGGCCGGGTCGAGCGCCGCGCCGTCGAACTCGTCGCCGGCGACCATCCGCCAGCCGTGGCGGACGGCGGCCTCGGCGTCCGACCGGGACGCCGGGTCGAGCGCCCCGACCTGGTCCGGGCGCTCCTGGTCGTGCATCCCGCCCGGCGCGGGCGGTGCCGCGGACGGCGGCGGGGCCGGCGCGGGCTCCGGGGCCCCGCCGAGCAGGTCGAGGTTGGCGGCGACGCCGACCGTCCCGGCGAGCGCGCCCACGGCCAGCACGGTGCCCAGCACCATCGGCCAGCGACGGCGTCCCGGTGCCTCCGGGTCGTCCGGGGCGCGGTGCCGTGCCCGCTCGGGAGCCTTCTGGTGCACGCCGTCCTCCTGTCGTCACGCGATCGACGTCACGCTAGAAGGGGCTGCCTGTGGGCGAGCTGAGAGGCGGCTCAGCCCGGTGCGTACTGGCGGACCCAGTCGACGTGCATCACCGACTCCTGCACCGACCCGCCCTTCGGGAACCAGTCGAGCTGGATGCACAGGTGCATCGGCCCCGGCGGCTGGACGGCCTGGTCGGTGGTCTCGAACCACGGCTCGCCGTCGAGGTAGGCGGTGATCCGCTCCGGCGTCCACTCGACGGCCCAGTTGTGCCACTCGGTGGCGTCGACGTCGACCGCGCCGTCGATCTGGGAGTTGTCGGCCCCGTAGTGGACGAAGATGTTCGTCTTCTGCCGGGACGGGTCCATCATCTCCATGAAGTCGATCTCGCCGCCCTCCGGGAAGTTCTCCGCGGTCGGCCAGAGCAGCAGCAGCGCGTTGTACGACGGGTCCGACGCCGGAGCCTTCACCCGTCCCTCCCAGCGCCCGTACTGCTGGCTGCCCTCGGTCCACGCCATCCCGGCGGTGTTGCCGTCGGCGTCGCCGGTGATCGTGAGGATGCCGTCGGCGACGCTCACCGCGTCCGGCGTGCGACGACCGTTGCCCGCGTGGCCGGGGCCGTCGTAGACGTTCCAGCCGGACGCCCCGTCGGTGAAGTCGTCGGTGCGGACGGGGTCGCCCCAGCCCAGCTTCGCGGCGGCGGTGGTGCCCTCGGTCGTCACGGCTGCTGCTCCGTCCCTCGTCGTCGTGCCGGGGGGTGGTGGTGCGGTCCCCGACGGTGGCTCGGTGGTGCCGGTGCCCGATGGTGCCGGTTCGGTCGCCGATGGTGCCGGTTCAGTCGTCCCGGTGCCCGGCGGTGTGGGGTCCAGGTCGAGCGGCGGCCGCTCCCGCGGACCGTCCCGCCCGGACGACACCGGCGGGGCGGGCTCGCCGCCCGGTGTCACCGCGACCGGTTCGCCACCCGGCCCGAGGACGAACAGCAGGACGGTCACGCCCTCGGCAACCAGCTTCTTGATCAGCTCCGCGAGCTCGTCGGCCGTCATCGCAGGTGTCCTCGGGTCAGTCGCCCACGTCGGGCGTGTCGGGGGTGATCGGGGCGTCGGCAGTGACCCGCCATCGGCCGTCCGGCCCGTGCCGCAACACGACGCGGGTGCGCCACCGCTGGGTCCGCGGCGTGGCACCGGGAGCCGCCGTGGTCGTCCGGACGGTGGCCACGAACGCCGTCCGCCCGCGCCCGCTCCCGGCCGGCTCCAACGCGTCGACCTCGGCGATCCGGCGCTCGCCGGGGCCCGGGGGATCGAGCACCGGAGTCCCGGCGGCGGCCGGGCTGCCCGGCTCGGCGTGGGCCACGGCGTCGCGGCGGCTGCGGCCGGTGTCGTCCGGTCCGGCGGCGTGCGCCGCACGCAGGTGCGCGACCGCGACCGCGGCCGCCGACGAGGGCAGCGCCGCCACCGGCGCCGGATCGGCCCCGCGCTCGACGCCGGGATCCCCGATCGCGGCCCGGTCCGCCGAGGTCAGGACCGCGGCCGGCGGCTCACCGGGCAGGAAGACCGGCACCAGCAACGCGAGCGGCGCCACGAGCACGGCGGCCAGCACCAGGAGCGGGAGCGCGCGTCTCATGTGGTCATTCCGCGAAGCTGACGTGCACGTGGTCGTAGTGCCCGCCGGTCGGGTCGGACGTGTCGTAGACGCCGCCGCCGGTGTAGCGCCGGCCCCAGCCGGTGCCGTCGTCGCGCACCGAGGGGGCCCAGTAGCGGCCCTGCCAGATCACGTACCGGATCTTGAGCGGTGCCGCGTTGGCGGCGAACCAGCGGGTGATCCGCCAGCCCTCGTCGAGGTCCGGGCCCGCCGCGAAGCGTCCCGGGGGGCCGGTGAACAGGTCGCATGCGCGTCCCTTCGGGTGGTCCGATCGGGGGTTGTGGGCGTGCTCGTCCCAGCAGCTGACCTGGTCGATGACCGGGGCGAAGGCCGCTCTCGCCGCGGCCAGCCCGTGCGCGGTGGCGCCGGTCAGGCAGCCGCCGGAGCGGACCGGGTCGGGCCGGTTGCAGCCGGTCCGGCCGCCGGTCCACGCGGGTGCCGGGGCGGTCGCCGGGTCGGCGCGCGGGGCTCGTGGTGCGGGGGCGTCCGGGACCGGGGCGCGCGGCGCGGGGGCGCGTGGGCGGTCGTCGACGGCCGGTGCCCCCGAGTACCGGGCGACGAGGCCGTGGACCGCGTCGACGTAGCGCCGGATCGCTGCCGAGCACGCTGCCGAGCAGCCCGCCTCGCCCGGTTCCGGCACTCCGGACACCGATCCGGTCACCCGCCGGCACCCGGCCACGTGGCAGACGAGCATCGCGTCCAGGACCGGGACGGCCTTCGGCGTCGTCGCCAGGTGACCGGCCGCGGCCCGCAGCGTCGCGCACAGCCAGGGCACGACGGTCCGCAGGTGCGCGGCCGGGTCGGTGAGTGCGGGATCGGGCCACGGTGCGCCGCCGGCCGCGACCCAGGTCCGTTCGGACACCTGCAGCAGGCCCGCCGCGGAGCCGGTGCGCAGCTGCGGGTCCCAGCCCGACTCCGCCTGCACCTGGGCCAGCACCCAGGCCGCCGGGAGCTCCGGGCAGTCCTCCGTCGTGAGCTCGGTGACCAGCCCGAGGTGCGGCCGGGCCGCAGCCGGGAGCGCGTCCTCGTCCATCCCGGACGGTGCCGGTCCGGCTGCGGCGACCGCAGGCGCCCCGGTGAGGAGCACGGCGACGGCCAGCACGGTGACCAGGACACGCACGGCTCACCGCACCCGTCCGGGCAGGAGCACCACGCCCCGCAGCGGGCGCAGCGGCCCGCGGTGACGCGGGGCGAGCGGGCGGTCCAGCCGGTGGCCCGCCGTCAGCGCGGCCACGATCCGGCCGAGCGCGTCGGCGTACCGGCGGACCGCGGTCGCCGCCACCGGGCCGGTCAGGACGGCGCCCGCCTCCGCCCACGGATCGGCGGCCCGGGCCCACCCCGGGACCAGCGGCAGCGCGACGACCGCGGCCCAGCCGGCCCCGGCCGCGCCGGCGTCGACACCGTCCGGTTCCGGGGAGACCGGGTGTACCGCGAGCACGGGACCGTCCGCGCCAGGACCCGGGGCGACCCGGGCCGCCGCGGCCAGCCCGGCGGCCGTGTCCCGGCACAGCAGCACGTCCGGCAGGAGGTCGGAGCCGGCGACGACGCCGAGGTCGCGACCGCGCAGGGCGCGGGCGACGGTCGTCGTCCCGACACCGCCGGCCAGCCCGCCGACGGCCGGGGCCCGCCGGGTCACCGCGGCCGCCCCGGTGCGCGGGCGGCCAGGTCGGCCGGGGACGGTTCGGCCGGGCCGGCGGCGACGACGATCCGGTCGCCGTCCCGGGTCACCGCCACCTCGATCCGCACCCAGCGCGCCGCCAGCCCGCGCCAGCCGCGCGCCGACGGGGCCGGGGCCGCGGCCGGCTCGCCGAGCGGCGGGTCCGGCTCCGGTTCGGGGGCGCCCGGTGCGCGGGCACCGACCCGGCGGTACGGCACGACCCGCACCCGGACCTCGACGTGCAGGGTCGCGCCGTCCGTGCGGACCCGGCCGGGCAGCACCAGGTCGGCCCGCTGGCGGCCGGTTCCGGTCCAGCCGAGCAGGGCCGCCCCGTCCGGGGACGCCAGGTGGGCGCCGAGCGCCCGGCCGCGGCGGGCGGGGTCGTCCTCGTCCCAGGACAGCAGGTCGGCGGCGAACGCCGAGGCCAGGGCGGTCGCGTCGGCGGGGTCGATCCCGGCCCCGTCCGCGGGCGGGGGGTCCTGTTCGTCGCCGAGCCGCGGTGGCCCGGTGGCGTCCGGTGGCTCCGCGGCCGCTGCCACCGCGCGCGGCATCTCCGTGTGCGGCATCTCCGTGTGTGGCACGGCCGCCGGAGCCTCGGTGTGCGGCCCTTCGGTGTGCGGTCCTTCGGTGTGCGGCGGTTCTGTGGCCAGCGGCCCTGCGGGCGGCGGCACCACACGATGCAGCTCCGCCGGTCGCTCCGTCGGCGCCGACCCGGCCGGCGCCACCGCACTGCGCCGCGAGTCCGTGCTCGCGGCCGGTGGCGGGTCCACAGGCGGCGGAACGACCGGATCCGGCGCCCACGCGGCCCAGCGCGCGCCCACGTCGTCGGCCGGGACGGCCACCGGCACCGGCGGGAACCCGAACGGGTCCGTGACCGGCTCCGGCTCCGCGGGCCGTTCCTGGGGAGGCCGCTGCGCCGTCCACAGTGACGGGCGGGCCGCCGCCGTCGCCGGACCGGCGACGAACGGGCCCGCGGCGGTCCCTGACCCCGGCGTGAACCCGGTGGCACCGTCGCCGGTTCCGGCCGAGTGACCCGGTCCCGCCGCGCCACCGGGCCGGAACGTCGTGTCACGGTTCCAGGGGTCGGGCGGGGCCGCGCCGCCGGGCCGGAACGTCGTGTCACCGTTCCACGGGCCGGGGTGGGGCGGGGCCACGCCACCGGCCCCCGGCGGCTCCGCCCGGTACGGGTCCGGGACGTCGTCCAGCCAGGGGTCGGGCTCGTCGGCATCCGGTCGGGCCGGGCGCCCGAACAGGCGGAACGGGGACATCGCCACCGCCGGTGTCATCGACCCGGGCCGGGGTCACCGGCCAGGTGGGTGCGGCACTGCTGCGCGGACATGTCCCTCCGTCCCGGACCGCGCGCCCGGGGCGGGTCGCGCGGACGGGGACGGTAGGAACTCCGGACCGTCCACCGGGCGGTCTCGGCGGAACGGCTTCGCGATCGTGAAGGCGACCGGCCCGCTCAGCGGGACGTCAGGAGGGCAGCTCCCAGGCGTGCACCGGCTGGTTCGCCGCGGAGTGGGCGAGGTAGCGCTCCAGCATGCCGTGCAGCGCCGAGATGCGGTCCGCGCCGGCGTCCTCCAGCGCGGCGACGGTGGCGACCTGCCAGGACGACCCGGTCTGCCGGGTCACGCACCGCCGTTCGAGGACGGTCAGGTAGCGGTCGCACACGGCCCCGCTGACGCCCCAGCGAACCAGCCCGTCGTGCGCCAGCGGGAGGAGCTTGCGCAGGGCCAGCTCGTCCGGACGGAGCCATCCCGTGCCGGGCCAGTACTGGGGAGCGTCCATGCCGTGCCGGGCCGCGGTCTGGAAGTTCTCCCGGGCGGCCTCGAACGACACCGACCGCCAGAGCTCGTCGTCGGCCTCCACGAGGGTGCGCAGCAGGCCGTAGAAGAACAGGGCGTTCGCGACCATGTCGACGGTCGTCGGCCCCGAGGGCAGCACCCGGTTCTCCAGCCGGACGTGCGGGGTCTCGCCCGTGCTGTCGTAGATGGGCCGGTTCCAGCGCCAGATCGTGCCGTTGTGCAGGGTCAGCTCCGGCAGGGTGGGGAAGCCGTGCTCGCGCATCTGCGCCGCCGGGTCGATGTCGGTGGTGAGCGGCATCAGCGCCGGGAAGTAGCGGGCGTTCTCCGAGAAGAGATCGAGCACGGAATCGATCCAGCGTTCGCCGAACCAGACCCGCGGCCGGACGCCCTGGTTGTGCAGCTCCGGGGTCCGGACGTCGCAGGACTGCTCGAACAGCGGGATCCGGGTCTCCGCCCACAGCTGCGATCCCAGCAGGAACGGCGAGTTCGCCCCGAGACCGAGCTGGACGCCGGCCAGGCACTGCGCGGCGTTCCAGTACCGGCCGAACTCGGACGGCGCCACCTGCAGGTGGAGCTGCATCGACGTGCAGGCGGCCTCCGGGATGATCGTGTCGAAGTCCGCGTTGACGCGCTCGTCCGGGGCGCATCCGGTGATGTCGATCCGGATCGGCTCGCCGCGCGCGTTGAGCATCTGGTCGTTGAGGGCCCGGTAGCGGTCCTCCGGCGAGATGGCGTCGCCGACCATGTGGGCGGTGTCCAGGGTCGGGAGGATCCCGATCATGGTGAGCTGGGTCCGGAGGTCGCCGGCCTTCGACCCGGCGCCGGCCAGCAGGTCCAGCAGCTCGTGCTCCAGCTGGCGCCACTGGTCGCCCGGCAACGGCCGCGGGGGCAGGTTCAGCTCGAGGTTCCACCGGCCGAGCTCGGTCTGCCACTCGCCCCGGTTGATCGTGTCCAGGACGTCGTGGCCGTTCAGCGACGGCGCCAGCTCCGGACCGACGAGGTTGAACTCGATCTCCACACCGGTCATCGGTTCGGTGTCGGGGAACGGGTAGGTGCGGAGCAGCTCCTCCAGGGCGTCCAGGCACCGCTGCACCTTGATCCGGTATCGCTGGCGGTCGCGCCGGGTGAACGTCGTCCGGTCGACCACCTGGCCCATGCGCGAACCGACCTCCATCAGACGGGGAGCGCCTCCTCACCCGGCCGGAGGGACCCGGTTCGAGGGAGACGGCACTACACGGTGTCACATCGCCGGACCGGGCGGTACCGGCTGAAAGGGCGACCAGGAGCGGCGAACGGTCTGTGACGTGGGACGATCGGACGCCGTGGCCATCCTCACCACCGTTCACGACCCGAACGATCCCCGCATCGACGACTACCGAGACCTCACGACCGCGGACCGGCGTCCGGACCGCCCGGGCGGGCGCGGGCTGGTCATCGCGGAAGGTGTGGTGGTCGTACGGCGGCTGCTGGACTCGCCGTACCCGGTGCGGTCGTTGCTCGGGGTTCCGCGGCGCCTGGCGGAGCTCGCCGACGACCTCGACCGGCTGGACGTGCCCGCGTACTCCACTGACGCCGACACGATGGCCCGGGCGGTGGGCTTCCATCTCAACCGTGGGGTGCTTGCGGTGGCCGACCGGGCCGCCGCGCCGGACATCACCGGGCTCCTGGCGGGGGCCCGCGCGGTCGCGGTCTGCGAGGGCGTCGGGGACCACGAGAACCTCGGCTCGCTGTTCCGCAACGCGGCGGCGCTCGGCGTGGACGGGATCCTGCTCGGTCCGGGTTGCTCCGACCCGCTCTACCGGCGCAGCGTGCGCGTGTCGATGGGGCACGTGCTGCGGGTCCCGTTCGGCCGGCTGGAGGGCTCCTGGCCCGACTCGCTCGATGTGTTGCGGGACAACGGCTTCGCCGTGGTTGCGCTGACGCCGGACGCGGGCGCCGAACCCCTCGCCGGCGCCGGTCTGGCGGGGGAGCGGGTCGCGTTGCTGCTGGGCGCCGAGGGGCCCGGCCTGACCGCGGAGGCGCTTGCGGCCGCCGACCGCCGGGTGCGGATCCCGATGGCCACCGGTGTGGACTCGCTGAACGTGGCGACGGCCGCGGCCGTCGCCTTCCACGCCGTGACCGGCGGCGGGTGACGGCCGGGCAGCAGGCCGGTGGCCCTGTGGGCGGGACCCGCGGCCGCCGGTGCGTAGAAGGTCAACGCGTGGAGCTGCACACCGGCGCGACCCCGAACATGATCGGCTCCCTGATGGGTGCGGCGCTGCGTTTCCACGCTTGATCACCCGTTGAGGAGTGTTGCGCCCGGCTGCCGAACGCTGCACTCCGCAACGGGTGATCATGGCGGGTCCGCCGGTTCTCGCGACGCGCGGCCCCGGCGGACGCGGCGCCGGTCCGCGCGTCGGGTTGGCCGCTGCGCATCGAGGTCGGGGTGCCGGCTCCTGCCGGCCGCTCGCCCGGGGTGTCCGGAACCGCCGGTGGCCGGTCGACGCCTGCAGGGGTACGGCCGGCGTCAGCGCTGGCCGCGGACGCCGAGGAGGACCTCGTCCCAGGACGGCATGACCGGCTTGCCCTTCTTCGTCCGCCGGGACGCGGAACCGCTGCGCTGGCGGGGGGCCGGGTCCTCGATCTTCGGCGCCGCGTCACCGGCCGGTTCGGTGGCCGGTTCCGTCGACGCCGCGTCGTCGCCGGTCGACGAGATCGTCGAGCCGGCCGAAGCGTCCGCCGCCGGAGTGTCCTGATCGGATGGGGCATCGGTCGTGGCCGACCCGGCCGCCGCGGCGGGTGCCTTCTCGCCGGTCACGGGGGCCGTCGTGGTTCCGGTGGTGGCGGCGTCCCCGGTTTGCGGTGTCGCCGGCGTGGAGCCCGGCGCATCGGCGGCGTTGCCGGCGGAGCCGGTGTCCGCAGGGGAGGAGTCGCTGCCTGCGGAGGAGCCGGTTCCGGCGGAGGCAGCGCTCTCTGCGGACGTGCCGGTGTCCGTGGACGTGCCGGTGTCCGTGGATGCGCCGGTGTCTGCGGAGGCGCCGGTGACTGCGGAGGCGCCGCTGTCCGTGGAGGAGGCGGTGGTGGTGGAGGCGCCGGTGTCCGCGGATGCGCCGGTGTCCGCGGAGGAGCCGCTGTCTGCGGAGGCGCCGGTGACCGCGGCGGAGTCGCTGCCCGCGGACGAGCCGGCGTTCGCGGAGGAGTCGGTGTTCGCGGAGGCGGCGGTGCCCGTGGCGGCGCGTGCAGCGGAGGTATCGGTGGGCGAGGCGGCGTCGGTCGGCGCCGCCGCGGGCGTGTCCACTGCGGAGCTCGCCGCGGGGGCGCCCGTGCCGGCCGCGGATCCGGAGTCGCCGGAACCGGTGCCCGGGGCCGCCGCGGCGCTGCCCGGCGTCGTCGCACCGCTGCTCGGTGTCGCCGCATCGGTGCCGGCCGTCGCCGTGCCCGTGCCGGCGGAGCTGTTGGGAGAGCCGGCACCCGCCACCGCGGAGCCGGTACCGACGGAGGAGTCGACACCCGCCGGCGTCCGGGAACCGGCATCGTCGGAGCGGGTGGCCCCATCGGCCACGCCGGCACCCGATGCAAGGGCGGCCCCGTTGCTCGCCGCGGAGGCCACGCCGGGACCCGGGCTCGTGCCGGACACCGAGCCGAGATCGGGGCCGTCGGCCGTGCGTGCACCGGTCCCGGAGTCGTCCGGTGCTCCGGACGAGTTCCCGGCGGTCGTGTCCTCGTCGGTCTCCTCGACCCGCGGGATCACCGGCGCGTCGGCGGCGGGTGGACGGATCCCGTCGGTGCGGCTCGCGCTGCGGGCCGGCGTCTCCACCCGGGGGCGTGGCGGCGTGCTCGACCGGCGCTGTTCGGGAGCGATCCCGCGGCCGGCCCACGACTCGGGGGACGGGGGTGCCTGCCCGCCGGCGACGGCCCGGGCGGGCGCCGCGGCGGCGGGCTCGGGCGTCTCGTCGTTGTCGCCGTCGTCCCGGGCCATGTCGACGACGGCGCCGAGCGGCCGCAGCGGCCGCGCCGGCAGGCCTTCGATCAGGTCGGACGCGTGCTCGTCGAGCGGGACGACGGTCCCGCCGTGCGCCCCGGGCTGGAACGCCCAGTGCGCCGCGTTGTCGGACCGGCCGGTCTGCCAGGTCAGGACGACGACCCACTTGCCGTCCTCGCCCTTCCAGGAGTCCCAGCCTGCGGTGGTGTAGTCCTGCCCGCGCAGGCCGAAGGTGTGGGCGACGGTCTCGCCGAGGGTGCGCGTGTCCGGCCCGTCGGCCCGCTGCGGGTGCGCGCCCTGCGCGAGCTCCGCGGTGCGGGACCGTTCGAGGAGCACCGGATAGGCGAACCGTTCGATCTTCTGGGTCGGGACCCCGGCTGCGGCCGCGACCTCGTCCACCGACGCACCACCCCGGATGCGGGCCTGGATCTCCCGTGGGCGCAACTGGCTCTCCAACTCGATCGCGATCTGGCCGAGCCGGGTCACGTCACCACGTGCCGCAGCGCGCAGCTGCTCGTCGGCCGGCACCGTGTAGCGCTCGCGACGCCCCGGGTCCTCGAGGACGACCGAGCCGTCCCCGGTCACCCCCACGACCCGCAACGCGCGCATCGATCAGCCCTCCTGCTGTCGTCCCCGTCCGGGTGACGGTAGATCCCCACGGCGCCGCGCCGGGTGAGGCGCGCCGGGCGAGTTCTGCCTGGTCGCCGAGTCCCACCTGGCCGTGGGACACGCGAGTGGCGTCACTCACCGTGCGCAGGCTCCCACGTGGCGTTGTCGGTGGGAAAGTTGGGGTCTGTGTTACTGATGTGACTACAACGTGTCGCTTTCGATCGTGCAACGGACGGCGCGGCAGGTCCGGGAACGTGCGTCTGTCTGGTCGGTGCGGGTTCGTCGTGGCGCCCCCGCCACGAGCAGTACCGGTGACGTCGTGACCAGGCCGTGCTCGCACGGTTCGGGCGCCACCCGCGCGCCGCTCCAGCAGTCGATCAGCGCGCTCCCGCCGTCCCGGCGGCCGGATCGTGCGGCTCGCCGCGACGGAGCCTGTCGATCAGCACGATCCGGCCTCGCCGGTGTCGGATTCGTGCTGATCGCCGGGGGCAGCCGGGTCGATCAGCGCGTTCGCGCCCTGCCGGGGGCCGGATCGTGCGGCTCGCCGCGACAGAGTCTGTCGATCAGCACGTTCCGGCCTCGCCGGGGGCGGATTCGTGTTGATCGGCCGGGGCGGCCGGGTCGATCAGCGCGTTCTCGCCCTGCCGGGGGCCGAATCGTGCTGCTCACCGCGTCGGAGTCTGTCGATCAGCACGATCCGGCCCTGCCGAGGGCGGGATCGTGCTGATCGCGAGCGAGCAGCGGCGGCGCGATCCGGCGTGCGCCGGCGTCGGAGCACCGCGAGCGACCCTCAGGAGCCGAGGCGCTCCACGACCCAGTCGACGCACGCGGTGAGCGCCGAGACGTCGGACGGCTCGACCGCCGGGAACATCCCGATCCGCAGCTGGTTGCGGCCCAGCTTCCGGTACGGCTCGGTGTCGACGATCCCGTTCGCCCGCAGCGTGGCCGCCACCGCGGCGGCGTCGACCGTGTCGTCGAAGTCGATCGTGCCCACCACCAGGCTGCGGTGCGCCGGGTCGGCCACGAACGGCGTCGCGAACGGGCTCTTCTCCGCCCACGAGTACAGCCGATCGGACGAGTCGCGGGTCCGCGCGACGGCGCCGTCCAGCCCGCCGAGGCCGTTCAGCCAGTCGATCTGGTCGGCGAGCATGAACAGGGTGGCGAGGGCCGGGGTGTTGTAGGTCTGGTCCTTCGCGGAGTTGTCGACGGCCGTGGCCAGCGACAGGAACGGCGGGATCCACCGGTCGGAGGCCTTCAGCTCGGCGACCCGCTCCAGGGCGCGCGGGCTCATCAGCGCGATGTAGAGGCCACCGTCGGAGGCGAAGCCCTTCTGCGGGGCGAAGTAGTAGGCGTCGGCCTGCGACATGTCCACCGGCAGGCCGCC
It contains:
- a CDS encoding NCS2 family permease — its product is MIERYFRVSERGSTIPRELRGGLVTFMAMAYIIVLNPLILGSVTPTDPSAKADALGGILPVAQVAAVTALVAGVMTILFGVIANYPFAIATGLGINTLLAVTIAPMMTWPEAMGLVVIDGIIIVILAATGFRTAVFNAVPTELKTAMAVGIGAFIALIGLVDAGFVRRLPDAANTTVPVGLGIDGSIASWPTFVFVLGLVIVGVLVARGVRAGILIGVVVNTVIAIIVEAIAQVGPAGQDNPKGWSLAVPTLPDQVVGLPDLSLVGQVSFGAFARLDIITVVLLIFTLVLANFFDAMGTLTGLGKQAGLTDENDKLPDVGKALVVEGAGAVAGGAGSASSNTLFVESAAGIAEGARTGLANVLTGLLFLLAMFFTPLYAIVPVEAAAPALVVVGALMFRQVTSITLDDLQTAIPVFLTVTVMPFTYSIANGIGAGFISYVALAAATGRARQVHPLMWVVAVLFVGYFGVGPLRDLLQ
- a CDS encoding glycoside hydrolase family 16 protein, which encodes MHQKAPERARHRAPDDPEAPGRRRWPMVLGTVLAVGALAGTVGVAANLDLLGGAPEPAPAPPPSAAPPAPGGMHDQERPDQVGALDPASRSDAEAAVRHGWRMVAGDEFDGAALDPARWAPYTGETTGGNGRHRAENISLRDGELVLTSRGRTSAGLHWKGGMQYGRWEIRAKTNPGTGYGDVALLWPVAEDWPEGGELNFMEIPKGDRAETHTIVHYGEDNSQVGKSIRGDFTQWHTYAVEWLPDRVVFYIDGQEVFRTTDPDHIPPRPMHLALQQDIGPYGKDWIPPLDESSPDELDFQVDWVRIYAP
- a CDS encoding glycoside hydrolase family 16 protein, with amino-acid sequence MTADELAELIKKLVAEGVTVLLFVLGPGGEPVAVTPGGEPAPPVSSGRDGPRERPPLDLDPTPPGTGTTEPAPSATEPAPSGTGTTEPPSGTAPPPPGTTTRDGAAAVTTEGTTAAAKLGWGDPVRTDDFTDGASGWNVYDGPGHAGNGRRTPDAVSVADGILTITGDADGNTAGMAWTEGSQQYGRWEGRVKAPASDPSYNALLLLWPTAENFPEGGEIDFMEMMDPSRQKTNIFVHYGADNSQIDGAVDVDATEWHNWAVEWTPERITAYLDGEPWFETTDQAVQPPGPMHLCIQLDWFPKGGSVQESVMHVDWVRQYAPG
- a CDS encoding glutamate--cysteine ligase, with amino-acid sequence MEVGSRMGQVVDRTTFTRRDRQRYRIKVQRCLDALEELLRTYPFPDTEPMTGVEIEFNLVGPELAPSLNGHDVLDTINRGEWQTELGRWNLELNLPPRPLPGDQWRQLEHELLDLLAGAGSKAGDLRTQLTMIGILPTLDTAHMVGDAISPEDRYRALNDQMLNARGEPIRIDITGCAPDERVNADFDTIIPEAACTSMQLHLQVAPSEFGRYWNAAQCLAGVQLGLGANSPFLLGSQLWAETRIPLFEQSCDVRTPELHNQGVRPRVWFGERWIDSVLDLFSENARYFPALMPLTTDIDPAAQMREHGFPTLPELTLHNGTIWRWNRPIYDSTGETPHVRLENRVLPSGPTTVDMVANALFFYGLLRTLVEADDELWRSVSFEAARENFQTAARHGMDAPQYWPGTGWLRPDELALRKLLPLAHDGLVRWGVSGAVCDRYLTVLERRCVTRQTGSSWQVATVAALEDAGADRISALHGMLERYLAHSAANQPVHAWELPS
- a CDS encoding RNA methyltransferase, with product MAILTTVHDPNDPRIDDYRDLTTADRRPDRPGGRGLVIAEGVVVVRRLLDSPYPVRSLLGVPRRLAELADDLDRLDVPAYSTDADTMARAVGFHLNRGVLAVADRAAAPDITGLLAGARAVAVCEGVGDHENLGSLFRNAAALGVDGILLGPGCSDPLYRRSVRVSMGHVLRVPFGRLEGSWPDSLDVLRDNGFAVVALTPDAGAEPLAGAGLAGERVALLLGAEGPGLTAEALAAADRRVRIPMATGVDSLNVATAAAVAFHAVTGGG
- the sepH gene encoding septation protein SepH, with protein sequence MRALRVVGVTGDGSVVLEDPGRRERYTVPADEQLRAAARGDVTRLGQIAIELESQLRPREIQARIRGGASVDEVAAAAGVPTQKIERFAYPVLLERSRTAELAQGAHPQRADGPDTRTLGETVAHTFGLRGQDYTTAGWDSWKGEDGKWVVVLTWQTGRSDNAAHWAFQPGAHGGTVVPLDEHASDLIEGLPARPLRPLGAVVDMARDDGDNDETPEPAAAAPARAVAGGQAPPSPESWAGRGIAPEQRRSSTPPRPRVETPARSASRTDGIRPPAADAPVIPRVEETDEDTTAGNSSGAPDDSGTGARTADGPDLGSVSGTSPGPGVASAASNGAALASGAGVADGATRSDDAGSRTPAGVDSSVGTGSAVAGAGSPNSSAGTGTATAGTDAATPSSGATTPGSAAAAPGTGSGDSGSAAGTGAPAASSAVDTPAAAPTDAASPTDTSAARAATGTAASANTDSSANAGSSAGSDSAAVTGASADSGSSADTGASADTGASTTTASSTDSGASAVTGASADTGASTDTGTSTDTGTSAESAASAGTGSSAGSDSSPADTGSAGNAADAPGSTPATPQTGDAATTGTTTAPVTGEKAPAAAAGSATTDAPSDQDTPAADASAGSTISSTGDDAASTEPATEPAGDAAPKIEDPAPRQRSGSASRRTKKGKPVMPSWDEVLLGVRGQR